Proteins encoded together in one Campylobacter concisus window:
- a CDS encoding OmpA family protein: MKIDKNNEDQSSFWVSYADLMAGLLFVFMLLIGAVVVKYVLTQNTLENKEQAIITALANLKDAQGKNFTLEELNDALKSELSKISDENINLKKSNEIFVIQIDALKEKLAQLIDENKDANASIKELNASIFDLNQKMIVLNDEISSKDRALSDANESSEKNLAKIAFLLEQVSKKEARYDELLRDLNVTRDRVKNLTGIRVKVISALKNRLGSSIEIDPNSGALKLSSSVLFDKGSAILKEEVKEELKATLSKYFDVLLNDKEIASNIDQIVIEGFTDSDGSYIYNLELSQKRAYAVMEFINSFSDDARLRKLLVASGRSYNELVFKDGAEDKDASRRIEIKFSLSNKEAINEIEKFLEFKGD; encoded by the coding sequence ATGAAAATAGACAAAAATAACGAAGATCAATCGAGCTTTTGGGTTTCGTACGCAGACTTGATGGCGGGTCTGCTCTTTGTTTTTATGTTGCTAATCGGCGCTGTCGTCGTAAAATACGTCCTAACTCAAAACACTCTTGAAAATAAAGAGCAAGCTATCATCACAGCACTGGCAAATTTAAAAGACGCCCAGGGTAAGAATTTCACCCTCGAAGAGCTAAATGATGCCCTAAAAAGCGAGCTTTCAAAGATAAGCGACGAAAACATAAATTTAAAAAAATCAAATGAAATTTTTGTCATCCAAATAGACGCCCTAAAAGAAAAACTAGCCCAGCTCATAGATGAAAACAAGGACGCAAATGCGAGCATAAAAGAGCTAAATGCTAGCATTTTTGATCTAAATCAAAAGATGATCGTGCTAAATGATGAAATTTCATCAAAAGATAGAGCGCTAAGCGACGCAAACGAGAGCAGCGAGAAAAATTTAGCCAAGATCGCCTTCTTGCTCGAGCAAGTGAGCAAAAAAGAGGCTAGATATGACGAGCTTTTAAGGGACTTAAACGTCACTCGTGATAGGGTCAAAAACCTAACTGGCATAAGGGTAAAAGTGATCTCCGCCTTAAAAAATAGGCTAGGATCTAGCATCGAGATCGATCCAAACTCAGGCGCGCTAAAGCTTAGCTCCTCAGTGCTTTTTGATAAAGGCAGTGCCATCTTAAAAGAAGAGGTCAAAGAAGAGTTAAAAGCCACACTTAGTAAGTATTTTGACGTGCTTTTAAATGATAAAGAGATCGCCTCAAACATCGATCAGATCGTGATCGAGGGCTTTACGGATAGTGACGGAAGCTACATTTACAACCTAGAGCTTTCGCAAAAAAGAGCCTACGCGGTGATGGAGTTTATAAACTCATTTAGCGATGACGCGCGCCTTAGAAAGTTGCTTGTCGCAAGTGGCCGAAGCTACAACGAGCTAGTTTTTAAAGATGGAGCCGAGGATAAGGACGCTTCAAGGCGCATAGAGATCAAATTTTCACTCTCAAACAAAGAGGCTATCAATG
- a CDS encoding MotA/TolQ/ExbB proton channel family protein, giving the protein MQNQNDFSELSVPKERQAHSFFVFFKVIFIPLAIYVLAILAYLGVINFQMKLHTIVMMGVILFVAFIFSRHSALVAYSNFLANAKDYKVRLKEFIIAHLFEISSVKKANAKFEDFFESYTKNFRNDNLANIGQAVFPMLGILGTFISIAISMPSFSSSTANGLEKEIAILLNGVATAFYVSIYGIFLALWWMFFEKIGISKFERFYSEQKELSREFFWQENELNANFMKASVGYFKDSHDAFKMVLDDKFVKELSEQTNEKFNSLKELCEVEKNIINQSKAELSASLKMLNESGLKQDEFVKIHSDILKAVGAFSNAFKDMEVKILTEHAKLGEIFSRNLNATKESQLKFEQTIKSFDAILKEFSLSLMKEQNEALKAFRTSLVESATIFKAAYEQEGRSLEREKERESLIAELKKNIDEIDKEANSVIEKIENLVQ; this is encoded by the coding sequence ATGCAAAATCAAAATGATTTTAGTGAGCTAAGCGTGCCAAAAGAGCGCCAAGCTCACTCTTTCTTTGTCTTTTTTAAAGTTATCTTTATCCCTTTAGCCATCTATGTCTTGGCAATACTAGCGTATCTTGGCGTTATAAATTTTCAGATGAAGCTTCACACCATCGTGATGATGGGCGTTATACTCTTTGTGGCTTTTATATTTTCACGCCATAGCGCCTTAGTGGCTTACTCAAATTTCTTAGCAAATGCCAAAGACTACAAGGTAAGGCTAAAAGAATTTATCATCGCTCATCTCTTTGAAATTTCAAGTGTCAAAAAGGCAAACGCTAAATTTGAAGATTTTTTCGAGAGCTATACAAAAAATTTTAGAAATGACAACCTAGCAAACATCGGCCAAGCAGTCTTTCCTATGCTTGGAATTTTGGGCACATTTATCAGTATCGCTATCTCTATGCCAAGCTTTAGCTCAAGCACCGCAAACGGCCTAGAAAAAGAGATCGCTATACTGCTAAATGGCGTGGCTACGGCGTTTTATGTATCGATATACGGCATATTTTTAGCACTTTGGTGGATGTTTTTTGAAAAGATCGGCATTAGTAAATTTGAGAGATTTTACAGCGAGCAAAAAGAGTTAAGCCGTGAGTTTTTCTGGCAGGAAAATGAGCTAAATGCAAATTTCATGAAAGCAAGTGTAGGCTACTTTAAAGATAGTCACGATGCTTTTAAAATGGTGCTTGATGATAAATTTGTAAAAGAGCTAAGCGAGCAGACAAATGAGAAATTTAACAGTCTAAAAGAGCTTTGCGAGGTTGAGAAAAATATCATCAATCAAAGCAAGGCAGAACTTAGTGCAAGTTTAAAAATGCTAAATGAATCTGGGTTAAAACAAGATGAATTTGTAAAAATCCACTCCGATATATTAAAGGCAGTTGGCGCGTTTTCTAATGCCTTTAAAGATATGGAGGTTAAAATTTTAACCGAGCATGCAAAGCTTGGCGAAATTTTTAGTAGAAATTTAAACGCTACAAAAGAGAGCCAGCTTAAATTCGAGCAGACTATCAAGAGTTTTGACGCCATTTTAAAAGAATTTTCTCTCTCTTTGATGAAAGAGCAAAACGAGGCACTAAAGGCATTTAGAACCTCGCTAGTGGAGAGTGCGACGATATTTAAGGCAGCGTATGAGCAAGAGGGCAGGAGCTTGGAGCGTGAAAAAGAGCGCGAGAGCCTCATTGCTGAGCTTAAGAAGAACATAGACGAGATCGATAAAGAAGCAAATTCTGTAATAGAAAAAATCGAAAATCTAGTGCAATGA
- the fbaA gene encoding class II fructose-bisphosphate aldolase, translating to MGVLDIVKPGVLSGDDVTKLYAYAKEQGFAIPAVNVVGSDSVNAVLEAAKVANSPVIVQFSNGGAGFYAGKACENAAVLGAIAGAKHVHLLAKAYGVPVILHTDHAARKLLPWIDELVKASHEYKKTHGVPLFSSHMLDLSEENINENLSTCEKYLKELSELGISLEIELGVTGGEEDGVDNTSVDNALLYTQPEDVALAYERLSKISDKFSIAASFGNVHGVYKPGNVVLRPEILKNSQAYVAKKFNTKSDKPVNFVFHGGSGSELKDIKNAVSYGVIKMNIDTDTQWAFWDGVREYEAKNRAYLQGQIGNPEGDDKPNKKYYDPRKWLRSGEESMVKRLQTAFSDLNCLNRN from the coding sequence ATGGGCGTTTTAGATATCGTAAAACCTGGTGTTTTAAGCGGAGATGATGTAACAAAACTTTATGCTTATGCCAAAGAGCAAGGTTTTGCAATACCTGCTGTAAATGTCGTAGGCAGCGACTCGGTAAATGCTGTTTTAGAGGCAGCAAAGGTTGCTAACTCGCCTGTTATCGTTCAGTTTAGTAATGGCGGTGCAGGTTTTTACGCTGGTAAAGCCTGCGAAAACGCTGCCGTTCTTGGTGCGATCGCTGGAGCAAAGCATGTTCATCTGCTTGCTAAGGCTTATGGCGTGCCAGTCATTTTACACACTGACCACGCCGCTAGAAAGCTTTTGCCTTGGATAGATGAGCTAGTAAAAGCAAGTCATGAGTATAAAAAAACTCACGGCGTGCCACTTTTTAGCTCTCACATGCTTGATCTTAGCGAAGAGAATATCAACGAAAATTTAAGCACGTGCGAGAAGTATCTAAAAGAGCTTAGCGAGCTTGGCATCAGCCTAGAGATCGAGCTAGGCGTCACTGGTGGCGAAGAAGATGGCGTAGATAACACAAGCGTTGATAACGCACTTCTTTACACCCAGCCAGAGGATGTCGCGCTTGCTTATGAAAGACTAAGCAAGATAAGCGATAAATTTAGCATCGCGGCTAGTTTTGGCAACGTCCATGGTGTCTATAAACCAGGCAATGTCGTGCTAAGACCAGAAATTCTTAAAAACTCACAAGCCTATGTCGCTAAGAAATTTAACACAAAAAGCGACAAGCCAGTAAATTTTGTATTTCACGGCGGAAGTGGCAGCGAGCTAAAAGATATCAAAAATGCTGTAAGTTACGGCGTTATCAAGATGAACATTGACACCGATACACAGTGGGCTTTCTGGGACGGCGTGCGTGAGTATGAGGCTAAAAATAGAGCATACTTGCAAGGGCAGATCGGCAACCCAGAAGGCGATGACAAGCCAAATAAAAAATACTACGACCCAAGGAAATGGCTAAGAAGTGGCGAGGAGAGCATGGTTAAGCGTCTTCAGACTGCTTTTAGCGACTTAAACTGCCTAAATAGGAACTAA
- a CDS encoding peptidylprolyl isomerase, whose amino-acid sequence MKKFLFPAVLSLAAAVTLNAAVVATVDGDAINDSDISALLSAAMPGFDASKLQPNEKKRIIDDLINRKLLLKDAKATGIEKDVDYIKAVKAAQEGIAVELYMRKLFDGIKVSDSDLRDFYNKNKASMNQPAQARARHILVEDEKTANDIIAQLKNLKGEALTKKFAELASQKSIDKGSASHGGELGWFGQSQMVKPFADAAFSMANGTVSTKPVKTQFGYHVILKEDGKAAGTVSFEQAKPEIEQAVKMEKFQAAVRQKSEALRQKAKIEYK is encoded by the coding sequence ATGAAAAAATTTTTGTTTCCAGCAGTTTTAAGTTTAGCTGCAGCTGTCACTCTAAACGCAGCAGTAGTTGCAACAGTTGATGGCGATGCTATAAACGATAGCGATATCTCAGCACTTTTATCAGCAGCTATGCCAGGTTTTGACGCTAGCAAGCTTCAACCAAATGAGAAAAAACGTATAATCGACGATCTAATCAATAGAAAACTTCTTTTAAAAGACGCAAAAGCGACAGGCATTGAAAAAGATGTTGATTACATCAAGGCTGTAAAAGCTGCACAAGAAGGTATCGCAGTTGAGCTTTATATGAGAAAACTATTTGACGGTATAAAAGTAAGCGATAGCGATTTAAGAGATTTTTACAACAAAAACAAAGCTAGCATGAACCAACCAGCTCAGGCAAGAGCAAGACATATCTTAGTTGAAGATGAAAAAACAGCAAACGACATAATCGCTCAACTTAAAAATTTAAAAGGCGAGGCTCTAACTAAGAAATTTGCAGAGCTAGCAAGCCAAAAATCAATCGACAAAGGCTCAGCATCACATGGTGGCGAGCTTGGCTGGTTTGGTCAAAGCCAAATGGTAAAACCTTTTGCAGACGCTGCATTTTCAATGGCTAATGGCACAGTTTCAACAAAACCAGTTAAAACTCAGTTTGGCTACCATGTTATCTTAAAAGAAGATGGTAAAGCTGCTGGCACTGTAAGCTTTGAACAAGCAAAACCAGAGATCGAGCAAGCTGTAAAAATGGAGAAATTCCAAGCTGCTGTTAGACAAAAAAGTGAAGCTCTACGCCAAAAAGCAAAGATAGAATACAAATAA
- the nth gene encoding endonuclease III — translation MRTKKDILEIKKRLLEEFKDAKSELKFRNLYELLVCVMLSAQCTDKRVNLITPALFEAYKDVFELASANLASLKLMINSCSFFNNKAVNLIKMANSVVELYNGEIPLDEEKLKALAGVGQKTAHVVLLEATNANVMAVDTHVFRVSHRLGLSSAKTPEATEEDLTLAFKTDLGKLHQAMVLFGRYTCKAKKPLCFECILSDLCKSKDKVI, via the coding sequence ATGAGAACAAAAAAAGATATTTTAGAGATAAAAAAGAGGCTTTTAGAAGAGTTTAAAGACGCCAAAAGCGAGCTTAAATTTAGAAATTTATATGAACTTCTTGTCTGCGTCATGCTCTCAGCTCAGTGCACAGACAAAAGGGTAAATTTGATCACACCTGCCCTATTTGAGGCTTATAAAGATGTTTTTGAGCTAGCTAGTGCAAATTTAGCCAGTCTAAAACTCATGATAAACTCATGCAGCTTTTTTAACAATAAGGCCGTAAATTTGATCAAGATGGCAAACAGCGTGGTTGAGCTTTATAACGGAGAAATTCCGCTTGATGAAGAGAAGCTAAAAGCCCTTGCTGGAGTTGGGCAAAAGACCGCTCACGTCGTGCTTTTAGAGGCGACAAATGCAAACGTAATGGCAGTTGATACGCATGTTTTTAGAGTATCGCATAGACTTGGCTTAAGCAGCGCAAAGACGCCAGAAGCGACTGAAGAGGATCTAACTCTTGCCTTTAAAACTGATCTTGGCAAGCTTCATCAAGCGATGGTTCTTTTTGGGCGCTACACTTGCAAGGCTAAAAAACCGCTTTGTTTTGAGTGCATTTTAAGCGATCTTTGTAAGAGCAAGGATAAGGTGATATAG
- a CDS encoding M28 family peptidase, with protein sequence MSKSEVLAKFETLAAIPHCSYETDKMRDFLADFAKDKGCEVVVDSFGNVHAFKGKPKICLQSHYDMVCMGDAPKIEIVYGDDGYMRAKNSSLGADNGIGVAIMMQMISEFDDIECLFTNNEEVGMVGAAGFSGDLKADKLLNLDSEEDDRVTIGCAGGVNLFATIALNSKKTKESTLYEVKVSGLPGGHSGNEIHKNIPNAIKVLAAFVTKNDCKLVKFEGGERSNSIPSSATALVLSDKELKSECENLSVKKLGTGDEILENGEKILALINSFSQGVRAYNCELGIPQDSVNLSLAKIKDDGTLEVEFFARSMSKDGLNRMEFEISELAKAVGFNVISKDRNPAWKPINDKFANDILEELKIYKPNARITAVHAGLECGVLLEKKAGLSACSIGPNIYSPHSTREHCEVASALFIEKVVRGIVKKYNS encoded by the coding sequence ATGTCAAAGAGCGAAGTTTTAGCGAAATTTGAGACACTTGCGGCGATACCGCATTGCAGTTATGAGACTGACAAGATGCGTGATTTTTTAGCTGATTTTGCAAAAGATAAGGGCTGTGAAGTCGTGGTTGATAGCTTTGGCAACGTTCATGCATTTAAAGGCAAGCCAAAAATTTGCTTGCAAAGCCACTACGATATGGTCTGCATGGGTGACGCGCCAAAGATCGAGATAGTTTATGGCGATGATGGCTACATGAGGGCTAAAAACTCATCTTTAGGTGCCGATAACGGCATAGGCGTGGCTATCATGATGCAGATGATAAGCGAATTTGACGACATAGAGTGCCTTTTTACAAACAACGAAGAGGTCGGCATGGTTGGAGCTGCTGGCTTTAGCGGCGATCTAAAAGCCGATAAGCTTTTAAATTTAGATAGCGAAGAGGATGACCGCGTCACTATCGGCTGCGCTGGCGGTGTAAATTTATTTGCTACTATTGCGCTTAATAGCAAAAAGACAAAGGAGAGCACGCTTTACGAAGTAAAAGTAAGCGGCCTACCTGGCGGACACTCTGGCAATGAGATACATAAAAATATCCCAAATGCGATCAAGGTTTTGGCGGCATTTGTGACTAAAAATGACTGCAAGCTTGTTAAATTTGAAGGTGGGGAGCGAAGCAACTCTATTCCAAGTAGCGCAACTGCGCTTGTGTTAAGCGATAAAGAGCTAAAGAGCGAGTGTGAAAATTTAAGCGTGAAAAAGCTTGGCACAGGAGATGAAATTTTAGAAAACGGCGAGAAAATTTTAGCTCTTATCAACTCATTTTCACAAGGCGTAAGAGCCTATAACTGCGAGCTAGGCATACCGCAAGATAGCGTCAATCTCTCACTTGCAAAGATTAAAGATGATGGCACACTTGAAGTGGAGTTTTTTGCAAGATCAATGAGTAAAGATGGACTAAATAGGATGGAATTTGAAATTTCAGAGCTTGCAAAAGCGGTTGGTTTTAATGTCATTTCAAAAGATAGAAACCCAGCTTGGAAACCTATAAATGATAAATTTGCAAACGATATCTTAGAAGAGCTTAAAATTTATAAGCCAAATGCAAGGATAACAGCTGTGCATGCTGGACTTGAATGTGGAGTGCTTTTGGAGAAAAAAGCAGGTCTTAGTGCATGTTCAATCGGGCCAAATATCTACTCACCTCACTCTACAAGAGAACATTGTGAAGTAGCTTCTGCACTTTTTATCGAAAAAGTCGTTCGCGGTATCGTTAAAAAATATAACTCATAA
- a CDS encoding heavy-metal-associated domain-containing protein, protein MRKILVLALLVAASYADKKIEISVPSMHCPLCTAIVRKAALSVEGVKKADVSLKERKAVVIADDKVDEKELLKAVDATGYKGEIK, encoded by the coding sequence ATGCGTAAAATTTTAGTTTTAGCCCTTTTGGTGGCTGCAAGCTACGCTGATAAAAAGATAGAAATTTCAGTGCCTAGCATGCACTGTCCGCTTTGCACAGCGATAGTAAGAAAGGCTGCACTTAGCGTTGAGGGCGTAAAAAAGGCAGACGTATCGCTAAAAGAGCGAAAAGCTGTCGTCATAGCAGATGATAAGGTCGATGAAAAAGAGCTTTTAAAGGCGGTCGATGCGACTGGCTATAAGGGCGAGATAAAATAA
- a CDS encoding transglutaminase-like domain-containing protein: protein MQRRDFFKFSGFLGAASLLPSVTLASDEPASPVVRNFDVNFKHQLLEKGKSSRIWLPLPLSTTYQQLTQDYVINTTAKNVYISDTLIPTMYGEFEENEQRPILNIQFKIQTTERNTDFSKVNFDPNEKVDPAVLEFLKPTSHIPTDGVVRAKALEIIGNTKGDLERAKAIYTWVANTMQRDNSILGCGTGDVKAILESGKLVGKCTDINSVFVGLCRSVGIPAREIFGIRVGQSRFSDQMGSAKDGVAKISGGQHCRAEFYLKGYGWIPVDPADVTKVRLGEKLTNDDAKIKAVRDYCFGNWEMCWIGFNYGRDFILKPTPEQTPLNNFGYPYAEVDGNTQNYYSPKEFSYDYVSTELK from the coding sequence ATGCAAAGAAGAGATTTTTTTAAATTCAGTGGTTTTTTAGGTGCAGCAAGTCTGCTTCCAAGTGTCACTCTAGCTAGCGACGAGCCAGCAAGCCCAGTAGTTAGAAATTTTGACGTAAATTTCAAGCACCAGCTGCTTGAAAAGGGCAAAAGCTCGAGAATTTGGCTACCACTCCCACTAAGCACTACTTATCAGCAACTAACTCAAGACTACGTCATAAACACAACCGCTAAAAACGTCTATATCTCAGACACGCTAATACCAACAATGTATGGCGAATTTGAAGAAAATGAGCAAAGACCTATTTTAAATATCCAGTTTAAGATCCAAACAACAGAGCGCAATACCGACTTTAGTAAGGTAAATTTCGATCCAAATGAGAAGGTCGATCCTGCTGTTTTGGAGTTTTTAAAACCAACTTCACACATCCCAACAGATGGCGTCGTAAGAGCAAAAGCGCTTGAGATTATCGGCAATACTAAAGGCGACTTGGAGCGTGCAAAAGCGATATATACGTGGGTTGCAAACACTATGCAGCGTGATAACAGCATCCTTGGATGTGGCACGGGCGACGTTAAAGCGATACTTGAAAGTGGCAAACTAGTTGGCAAATGCACCGACATAAACTCAGTTTTCGTGGGACTTTGCAGATCAGTTGGCATCCCAGCAAGAGAAATTTTTGGTATCAGGGTTGGTCAGTCTAGATTTTCAGATCAGATGGGTAGCGCAAAAGACGGCGTGGCTAAAATTTCAGGCGGACAGCACTGCAGGGCTGAGTTTTACCTAAAAGGCTATGGTTGGATACCGGTTGATCCAGCTGACGTTACGAAGGTAAGACTGGGCGAGAAATTAACAAACGACGACGCTAAGATCAAAGCTGTTAGGGACTATTGCTTTGGCAACTGGGAGATGTGCTGGATAGGCTTTAACTACGGACGCGACTTTATCTTAAAGCCAACTCCAGAGCAAACTCCGCTAAACAACTTTGGCTATCCATACGCTGAGGTTGATGGCAACACACAAAACTACTATTCGCCAAAAGAATTTAGCTACGACTACGTCTCAACAGAGCTAAAATGA
- the cmoB gene encoding tRNA 5-methoxyuridine(34)/uridine 5-oxyacetic acid(34) synthase CmoB — translation MDLSKFNEQQKQILNRIENLANFDCEFSLSDSVNVKFKNLDQAKKDEIYNLALSLKPWRKGPFLLDDIYIDSEWQSFIKFNILAPHLNLAGKCVADVGCNNGYYMFKMLEYGPKSITGFDPSVHTYLQFKFLNKFIRSNINYELLGVESLPEYAAKFDTIFCLGVIYHRSDPIKMLKELKTALNPGGELFLDTMYIDMDGDFALSPKDRYSKIPNIYFVPTLSALCNWCERAKFKDFTLLDTKATDLNEQRKTQWIDGESLGNFLDPDDKTKTIEGYPAPKRAYVRVKI, via the coding sequence GTGGATCTTAGCAAATTTAACGAGCAGCAAAAGCAAATTTTAAATAGGATAGAAAATTTAGCAAATTTTGATTGCGAATTTAGCCTCTCTGATAGCGTAAATGTCAAATTTAAAAATTTAGATCAAGCCAAAAAAGATGAAATTTACAACCTCGCCCTTAGCCTAAAGCCTTGGCGAAAAGGGCCATTTTTACTTGATGATATATATATAGATAGCGAGTGGCAAAGTTTTATTAAATTTAACATCCTTGCCCCACACCTAAATTTAGCTGGCAAGTGCGTGGCTGATGTGGGTTGTAACAATGGATATTATATGTTTAAGATGCTTGAGTATGGCCCAAAAAGCATAACTGGCTTTGATCCTAGCGTGCATACATATTTGCAGTTTAAGTTTTTAAATAAATTTATCCGCTCAAATATCAACTATGAGCTTCTTGGTGTAGAGAGCTTGCCTGAATACGCAGCGAAATTTGACACTATTTTTTGCCTTGGCGTGATATATCACAGAAGCGATCCTATAAAGATGCTAAAAGAGCTAAAAACCGCGCTAAATCCTGGCGGCGAGCTATTTTTAGATACGATGTATATAGATATGGATGGCGACTTTGCACTTAGTCCAAAAGATAGGTACTCAAAAATCCCAAATATCTACTTTGTGCCAACGCTTAGCGCGCTTTGTAACTGGTGTGAGAGGGCTAAATTTAAGGATTTTACCCTGCTTGATACAAAGGCGACTGATCTAAACGAACAGCGAAAAACGCAGTGGATAGATGGCGAAAGTCTTGGAAACTTCTTAGACCCAGACGATAAAACAAAGACTATCGAGGGCTACCCAGCTCCAAAAAGAGCCTATGTGAGAGTTAAAATTTAA
- a CDS encoding thioesterase: protein MADENIFEAKDESQIILPEDENPLRNEIKTAPLTKLNFSGTAFLLEKNHAKTRFFTTADMVSDAEGLIHSGFVFMGANYAALLAINEEFCVSIGARINFFGPLKLGDVVEFDAQARFEESRKREVKVIGYVKEIKIFEGVFQLVTLEEHIFVTQQKNIQKEAAIRQKKERDEAQAKNNG from the coding sequence ATGGCAGATGAAAATATTTTTGAAGCAAAAGACGAATCGCAAATAATCCTCCCAGAGGACGAAAACCCGCTAAGAAACGAGATAAAAACAGCACCTTTGACGAAACTAAATTTTAGCGGAACGGCATTTTTGCTTGAGAAAAATCACGCAAAAACTAGATTTTTTACCACGGCTGATATGGTAAGCGACGCTGAGGGGCTCATACATAGCGGTTTTGTCTTCATGGGGGCAAACTACGCAGCACTTTTAGCTATAAATGAAGAATTTTGTGTCAGCATCGGAGCTAGGATAAATTTCTTTGGACCGCTAAAGCTTGGCGATGTGGTCGAATTTGACGCACAAGCAAGGTTTGAAGAGAGCAGAAAAAGAGAGGTAAAAGTGATAGGCTACGTAAAAGAGATCAAGATATTTGAGGGCGTCTTTCAGCTAGTCACACTTGAAGAGCATATCTTTGTCACTCAGCAAAAAAATATCCAAAAAGAAGCCGCTATAAGACAAAAGAAAGAGCGCGACGAGGCGCAGGCCAAAAACAACGGCTAA
- a CDS encoding major outer membrane protein: MDLDNNSQLVGRIVEGNDGDKFNDALGNLYYLGAAGSYNPVSFKVAIANLQEIATLYGTEAGVSFDVTDDINLNLKGQFVHNDSDHKKVADANFWAVQAGTKLFGAKLNAGYLDFDAKNKDNNKYSFVSIESNGQLINPTKILNGVMGAATSGQQYYNNIKGNNDYWFVNAGYDIDKFGFDAGYTQGKGYSYALNKERAKRSEWYTGANYKYSKKLTFLSWYAAAKDKKDGASFKQDRIRFEAKYSF, from the coding sequence ATTGATCTAGACAATAATAGTCAATTGGTTGGCAGAATAGTAGAAGGTAATGATGGAGATAAATTTAATGATGCCCTAGGCAACCTTTACTATTTAGGTGCAGCTGGTAGTTATAATCCAGTATCATTTAAAGTAGCTATTGCTAATCTTCAAGAGATAGCAACGCTTTATGGCACTGAGGCTGGTGTTAGCTTTGATGTAACTGACGATATTAACCTAAACTTAAAAGGTCAATTTGTTCATAACGATTCAGACCATAAAAAAGTAGCTGATGCAAATTTCTGGGCAGTTCAAGCTGGCACAAAACTATTTGGTGCTAAACTTAATGCTGGTTATTTAGACTTCGATGCTAAAAACAAAGACAACAATAAATATTCATTTGTTTCAATTGAATCAAATGGTCAGCTAATTAACCCAACCAAAATATTAAATGGTGTAATGGGTGCTGCAACTAGCGGACAACAATATTACAACAATATTAAAGGCAATAACGATTACTGGTTTGTTAATGCTGGATATGACATAGATAAATTTGGCTTTGATGCTGGATATACTCAAGGTAAAGGCTACAGCTACGCACTTAATAAAGAGAGAGCAAAAAGAAGTGAATGGTATACAGGCGCTAACTACAAATACAGCAAAAAACTTACATTCCTTTCTTGGTATGCAGCTGCTAAAGATAAAAAAGACGGCGCAAGCTTTAAACAAGATCGTATCAGATTTGAAGCAAAATATAGCTTCTAA
- a CDS encoding trehalose-6-phosphate synthase — protein sequence MYLFSLITHLVCAIIFIGYVFFDVCIYPFAKKTISPQTLEAVKKAYTKGSAKVFGTAFLLLLISGAFMAKDYLGGEHGWWQSDFQKLLLAKIAVLLLMCLITFISVFNVTILKKPDPFGKFSHLIALVLCLIMVILAKFMWWV from the coding sequence ATGTATCTTTTCTCTCTCATTACGCATTTAGTTTGCGCCATTATCTTTATAGGTTATGTATTTTTTGATGTTTGCATATATCCATTTGCCAAAAAAACGATAAGTCCTCAAACCCTTGAAGCTGTCAAGAAAGCCTATACAAAAGGTAGTGCAAAGGTTTTTGGCACAGCGTTTTTGCTGCTTTTGATAAGTGGAGCTTTTATGGCAAAGGACTATCTTGGAGGCGAGCATGGTTGGTGGCAAAGCGACTTTCAAAAGCTCTTGCTAGCAAAGATCGCAGTTTTGCTTCTTATGTGTCTTATCACTTTCATCTCTGTTTTTAACGTCACTATCTTAAAAAAGCCAGATCCATTTGGTAAATTTTCACATCTTATAGCTCTTGTGCTTTGTCTGATAATGGTCATTCTGGCTAAATTTATGTGGTGGGTTTAG